The following proteins are co-located in the Cytophagia bacterium CHB2 genome:
- a CDS encoding T9SS type A sorting domain-containing protein, with product PFVDSLARVYEVDLAGNVALFKEGLTTVTDIAIDPRDGNLVVAQFGRFSLQSTPPGFVPGTGSVLKLREGTIDTLAQGLSLISAMQVNAAGEVFVSSLFGDILKIESVITGVESPEATGGPETFTLWQNYPNPFNPETKIRYALQTPGRIVLKIYNMLGQEVRTLVDKIEPAGVHESVWDGRGNDGLAVPSGVYLYRLQVGETLVQTRKMILMQ from the coding sequence CCCGTTTGTCGACAGTCTGGCGCGCGTTTATGAAGTCGATCTGGCCGGCAATGTTGCGCTGTTCAAAGAGGGCCTGACCACGGTCACCGATATCGCCATAGACCCGCGCGACGGCAACCTGGTCGTGGCGCAGTTCGGCCGTTTCAGCCTGCAATCGACGCCGCCCGGTTTTGTGCCCGGCACCGGCAGCGTGCTCAAACTGCGCGAGGGCACGATCGATACGCTGGCGCAGGGCCTGAGCCTGATCTCCGCCATGCAGGTCAACGCCGCTGGCGAAGTGTTTGTCTCCAGCCTGTTCGGGGATATTTTGAAGATCGAGTCGGTGATCACCGGCGTCGAATCACCGGAGGCGACCGGCGGCCCTGAGACCTTTACCCTGTGGCAAAACTATCCGAACCCCTTCAACCCGGAGACCAAAATCCGCTACGCGCTGCAGACGCCGGGGCGCATCGTTTTGAAGATTTACAACATGCTGGGGCAGGAAGTGCGCACGTTGGTCGACAAGATCGAGCCGGCAGGGGTGCATGAAAGCGTGTGGGATGGCAGGGGCAACGACGGCTTGGCTGTGCCCAGCGGCGTCTATCTGTATAGGCTGCAGGTTGGAGAGACTCTTGTTCAGACCAGGAAAATGATTTTGATGCAATGA
- a CDS encoding SgcJ/EcaC family oxidoreductase, protein MAEDVDHTIWTGQYVKGRQGVSAVHERIFSTIYKDTKQKHEVRKIRFLGSDVAVVHADGTVVKKSEDFAEKPQVAPLLIFAKQNGKWQITVFQNLIYLEAARKRICGEAAGQ, encoded by the coding sequence CTGGCAGAAGATGTGGATCATACCATCTGGACCGGACAATACGTAAAAGGACGGCAGGGCGTGTCCGCAGTGCACGAGCGGATTTTCAGTACCATTTATAAAGACACCAAACAGAAGCACGAAGTCCGCAAAATCCGCTTTCTGGGCAGCGATGTTGCGGTGGTGCATGCCGACGGCACTGTTGTGAAAAAAAGCGAAGATTTCGCGGAGAAACCGCAGGTCGCGCCGCTCCTGATATTTGCAAAGCAGAATGGAAAGTGGCAGATAACGGTCTTTCAGAATCTCATATATCTCGAGGCTGCCAGGAAACGGATTTGCGGCGAGGCGGCCGGTCAGTAA
- a CDS encoding TetR family transcriptional regulator: protein MPRQRQNPDTRDRLLEAGVAAFLENGYHGAGLKEVLDRVQVPKGSFYNYFKSKEEFGAATIRHYANSLSQKMAGAMAGARDPLSGLRRFFHRLMADFEAADYVGGCLVANLGGEVELNQTCRLALAEALYDWRAGVTQALRQAQEQGQVRNDIAAEELADVLINTWEGAVIRMKIERSLAPLRQCLHRLLDDYFQPVAG, encoded by the coding sequence ATGCCAAGACAACGACAAAACCCTGATACGCGTGACCGCCTGCTGGAGGCCGGTGTGGCCGCTTTTCTCGAAAACGGCTACCACGGCGCCGGCTTGAAAGAGGTGCTCGACCGGGTGCAGGTGCCGAAAGGCTCTTTCTACAATTATTTCAAGAGCAAGGAAGAGTTCGGCGCCGCAACCATTCGCCATTACGCCAACTCGCTGTCGCAAAAAATGGCGGGGGCCATGGCGGGGGCGCGGGATCCCTTATCCGGCCTGCGGCGGTTCTTCCACCGGCTGATGGCCGATTTCGAGGCTGCGGATTACGTTGGCGGCTGCCTGGTGGCAAATCTCGGCGGCGAAGTGGAGCTCAACCAGACTTGCAGGCTGGCGCTGGCCGAGGCGCTGTACGACTGGCGCGCGGGGGTGACGCAGGCGCTGCGACAGGCGCAAGAGCAGGGGCAGGTGCGCAACGATATTGCGGCGGAAGAACTGGCGGATGTCTTGATCAATACCTGGGAGGGCGCCGTGATCCGCATGAAGATCGAGCGCTCGCTCGCCCCGCTGCGGCAGTGCCTGCACCGCCTGCTCGACGATTACTTTCAGCCTGTTGCCGGTTGA